Proteins encoded in a region of the Nostoc sp. UHCC 0926 genome:
- a CDS encoding transposase — protein MVSILAHAQNLVYTLLSLMPSTYQQENLEAMLGLFLQSEGYPLPEHSKSKSASALSRFLNIYNWSTISVIRTTRNRVIKEILSQRTLGRKPFLQVIIDLTTLEKFGKFKGFENLIRVYNGKRGLHLVVVYLVVGRWRVPWSFRVWKGKGTPSPAQLGLKMVKCLPKKLTKHFQVMVLVDTAFGSVEFIHGVRKRKYHIIAGIACTRKLIDGRCVAQLHKRGQQLRLRGLKFPVYVSWYYFKRDDGKYVKRFVISTKALKASTISWWGKRRWRIEGWFKTAKHRFGLHRFGQGTLLGVYRCLVLSLISYILAHWAYLSTAIASTNLPDWGQAAEIAFQTIFPQLVVLLLLQDIERLRELALSQGIDIQISRCKI, from the coding sequence ATGGTTTCAATTCTTGCCCACGCCCAAAATTTAGTTTACACCTTGCTGTCATTGATGCCTTCTACTTACCAACAAGAAAATCTTGAAGCAATGTTGGGATTGTTCTTGCAGTCAGAGGGGTATCCTCTACCTGAGCACAGTAAAAGTAAGTCAGCCAGCGCCTTAAGTCGATTTCTCAACATCTACAATTGGTCAACTATAAGTGTAATTCGTACCACCCGTAACCGTGTTATTAAGGAGATTTTGTCGCAGCGGACTTTAGGACGTAAACCATTTCTACAAGTGATTATTGACCTAACAACTCTGGAAAAGTTTGGCAAGTTTAAGGGATTTGAAAATTTAATCCGCGTATACAACGGAAAACGAGGTTTACACTTGGTTGTGGTGTATTTGGTTGTAGGTCGGTGGCGAGTTCCCTGGAGTTTTCGCGTCTGGAAGGGAAAAGGGACTCCGTCCCCGGCACAATTGGGACTAAAAATGGTCAAATGCTTGCCCAAAAAACTAACAAAGCACTTCCAGGTGATGGTTCTTGTAGATACAGCCTTTGGTAGTGTGGAATTTATACACGGTGTCCGAAAGCGGAAATACCATATAATTGCTGGGATCGCTTGTACCCGTAAGTTAATAGATGGGCGCTGTGTTGCTCAACTACATAAACGTGGACAACAACTTCGCTTGAGGGGTTTGAAATTTCCTGTCTATGTATCCTGGTACTATTTTAAACGTGATGATGGTAAATATGTCAAACGATTTGTCATTTCAACCAAAGCTCTCAAAGCTAGTACTATTTCTTGGTGGGGTAAACGACGGTGGCGAATAGAGGGTTGGTTTAAAACTGCGAAACACCGTTTCGGGTTACATCGGTTTGGGCAGGGGACACTTTTAGGCGTTTATCGTTGCTTGGTATTGTCCCTGATTTCTTATATTTTGGCACACTGGGCTTATTTATCCACAGCGATCGCTTCTACAAACCTACCTGATTGGGGACAAGCAGCAGAAATCGCATTCCAAACTATATTTCCACAATTGGTAGTGTTACTTCTTTTACAAGACATTGAACGCCTGAGAGAACTGGCACTTAGTCAAGGAATTGACATTCAAATTTCCAGGTGCAAGATATGA
- a CDS encoding sensor histidine kinase: MELSAQPQSETEFSGSMINISDVYNELRLRKHAEALLKQTNEELEARVEQRNIELIQANQDLKVTLEKLKYTQAQLVQTEKMSSLRQLVAGIAHEINNPVSFIYGNLKSADEYTQNLFSLLDIYQRHYPQSAEAIEEFTNFIELDFLRSDFPKLFKSMLMGAERIRDIVLSLRTFSRLDEAEMKAVDINQGIDSTIMIIQSRLNSYLAPGNLNVNSLTKCQFSQAFNVL, translated from the coding sequence TTGGAACTGTCTGCTCAACCTCAAAGTGAAACAGAATTCTCTGGCTCAATGATCAATATTAGCGATGTCTACAACGAGCTTCGCTTACGCAAACATGCAGAAGCATTACTGAAGCAAACGAATGAGGAACTGGAAGCTAGGGTAGAACAACGAAATATTGAGCTAATTCAAGCTAATCAAGACCTCAAAGTTACCCTTGAGAAACTCAAATATACTCAAGCTCAACTGGTGCAAACTGAAAAAATGTCGAGTTTGAGGCAATTAGTTGCAGGGATTGCCCATGAAATTAACAACCCAGTTAGCTTTATTTACGGCAATCTGAAATCGGCTGATGAATACACCCAAAATTTATTTTCACTATTAGATATCTACCAAAGACATTATCCCCAATCAGCCGAGGCAATTGAGGAGTTTACAAATTTCATTGAACTAGATTTTTTAAGGTCAGACTTTCCCAAATTATTCAAATCGATGCTCATGGGAGCAGAACGGATTCGAGATATTGTTCTTTCCCTGCGGACTTTCTCACGCTTAGACGAGGCTGAAATGAAAGCAGTTGATATTAATCAGGGAATTGATAGTACGATAATGATCATCCAAAGCCGCCTCAACTCATATCTTGCACCTGGAAATTTGAATGTCAATTCCTTGACTAAGTGCCAGTTCTCTCAGGCGTTCAATGTCTTGTAA
- a CDS encoding RNA-guided endonuclease InsQ/TnpB family protein, which produces MLVFKFKAYGKSAQLCKINDAIRTAKFIRNSCIRLWMDVKGTGKNDLQKYCAVLAANFPFANELNSMARQASAERAWSSISRFYDNCKKGIPGLKGYPRFQKDCRSVEYKSTGWKLADNRKSITFTDKKGIGKLKLKGTRDLHFYQINQIKRVRLVKRADGVYVQFCIDVERSENIEPTGNTVGLDVGLKEYYTDSDGTMVENPKFLRIGEKVLKRSQRRVSRKIKGSKNRSKARQILGKRHLKISRQRKDHAVKLARCVVQSNDLIAYEDLRIKNMVKNHCLAKSINDASWYQFRVWIEYFGKVFKRVTVAVNPQYSSQECSSCGETVKKTLSTRTHVCQCGCVMDRDENAARNILSRGLGTVGHIGTSALDVGNTCGDETSTLVGANLQEQVMS; this is translated from the coding sequence ATGCTTGTTTTTAAGTTTAAAGCTTATGGGAAGTCAGCGCAATTATGCAAAATAAATGATGCAATTCGGACTGCAAAGTTTATTCGTAATAGCTGTATTCGGCTATGGATGGACGTTAAAGGCACAGGTAAAAATGATTTGCAAAAATATTGTGCTGTACTTGCGGCTAATTTTCCCTTTGCTAATGAACTTAATTCAATGGCTAGACAGGCTTCTGCTGAAAGAGCATGGTCTTCTATCTCTCGGTTTTATGACAACTGCAAGAAGGGTATTCCGGGTTTAAAGGGGTATCCTCGATTTCAGAAAGATTGTCGATCTGTTGAGTACAAATCGACTGGATGGAAGCTTGCAGATAATCGTAAATCAATAACTTTCACTGACAAAAAAGGTATTGGAAAGTTAAAACTCAAAGGTACTCGTGATTTGCACTTCTACCAAATTAACCAGATTAAACGGGTGAGGTTGGTGAAACGTGCGGATGGTGTGTATGTTCAATTTTGTATTGATGTAGAACGTTCCGAGAATATAGAACCGACTGGTAATACGGTTGGTTTAGACGTTGGACTTAAGGAATACTACACCGATTCAGATGGAACGATGGTTGAAAACCCAAAGTTCCTGCGTATTGGTGAAAAAGTTCTCAAGCGTTCACAACGTCGAGTTTCAAGAAAGATAAAAGGTTCAAAGAATAGAAGTAAGGCTAGACAAATTTTAGGTAAACGCCACCTCAAAATAAGTAGGCAACGTAAAGACCATGCTGTGAAATTAGCACGGTGCGTAGTTCAGTCTAACGACTTGATAGCCTATGAAGATTTGAGGATTAAGAATATGGTGAAAAATCACTGTTTAGCCAAGTCTATAAATGATGCATCTTGGTATCAGTTTCGTGTCTGGATTGAGTACTTTGGTAAAGTATTCAAGCGTGTCACGGTTGCGGTTAATCCGCAATATAGTAGCCAAGAATGCTCTAGCTGTGGTGAAACTGTTAAGAAAACTCTATCTACTCGAACCCACGTTTGTCAGTGTGGATGCGTAATGGATAGAGACGAAAACGCAGCTAGAAATATCCTTAGTCGAGGATTGGGTACGGTAGGGCATATCGGAACCTCTGCGCTAGACGTAGGCAACACTTGCGGAGATGAAACCTCTACTCTTGTTGGTGCAAACCTGCAAGAGCAAGTTATGTCTTAG
- a CDS encoding PAS domain-containing protein: protein MSDFSNELHTQIQYSLIEKLSQSERRYRELVDSLREIVFKCDRLGNLNFLNRAWTNTLGYAIADVIGSALGNFIDLDDRHLWEKTLEKLQTGVEVCQQLRFYHQTGLTLPALKRRGFLNLRHNLLLQVCTNKSRGFISASVAYV, encoded by the coding sequence ATGTCAGATTTTAGCAATGAATTACATACACAGATTCAGTACAGTTTGATTGAGAAATTGTCTCAATCCGAACGGCGTTACCGCGAATTGGTGGATAGTCTGCGCGAAATTGTGTTTAAGTGCGATCGCTTGGGTAATCTCAATTTCCTCAACCGAGCCTGGACAAATACCCTTGGTTATGCCATAGCAGATGTCATCGGTAGTGCTTTAGGCAATTTCATTGACTTGGATGATCGCCACTTGTGGGAAAAAACTCTAGAAAAGCTACAAACCGGAGTAGAGGTTTGTCAACAACTCCGCTTTTACCATCAAACTGGTTTGACACTCCCCGCGCTGAAGCGACGGGGATTCTTGAATCTAAGACATAACTTGCTCTTGCAGGTTTGCACCAACAAGAGTAGAGGTTTCATCTCCGCAAGTGTTGCCTACGTCTAG
- a CDS encoding type IV secretory system conjugative DNA transfer family protein, translated as MAGEIGQVINRNASSGGKSDEFFAKAGDLLAKALLQLVKGSPYPDMAMLYAVLRLPKLVQRLDHAVQSKRLDEWVATSFIQFLSAKDAEKTISGILTTAAGTFSSFIQADLLRAFIGKSDIPTKLEGREMVVFKLDDERRSVVGPLLAAAMHLMIVGNLSRPRKDPLIISLDELPSIKLDRLPQWINEYRSNGACFILGIQSLEQLYDIYGDKMGSAIASACSTHVLFNPGNYKTAEDYSKRYGEKEVLIKNRTTGRSLGGQMSRSISWSENLQKMPVISADEILKFPQGKCVITSPGYSSEGQASIPYPLIIPVSKADEKRAHDSEALWDTQVKPALESQVIIPDIKTLTQALHERIESAARMLPLPEEDVAPAQESSSSETDVLENFPARVYQTPGLH; from the coding sequence ATGGCAGGGGAAATTGGACAAGTGATTAACCGCAATGCTTCCAGTGGTGGTAAAAGTGATGAGTTCTTTGCTAAAGCCGGGGACTTGTTAGCTAAAGCACTATTGCAGTTAGTTAAGGGTTCACCTTACCCAGATATGGCGATGCTGTATGCTGTGTTGCGGTTGCCAAAACTGGTACAACGTCTTGACCATGCGGTACAGTCCAAAAGGTTGGATGAATGGGTGGCGACTTCGTTTATTCAATTTTTGAGTGCTAAGGATGCAGAGAAGACTATTTCGGGGATTTTGACCACAGCAGCAGGTACTTTCTCATCTTTCATTCAAGCTGATTTGCTGAGGGCATTTATAGGGAAATCGGATATTCCCACTAAGCTTGAAGGTAGAGAGATGGTGGTGTTCAAGCTAGATGATGAACGCCGCAGTGTGGTTGGGCCTCTGCTGGCGGCTGCAATGCACTTGATGATTGTTGGTAATTTAAGCCGTCCCCGCAAAGATCCGTTGATTATTTCTTTGGATGAATTACCATCAATTAAGCTAGACCGCTTACCGCAGTGGATTAATGAATATCGTTCTAATGGTGCCTGCTTTATTCTGGGTATCCAAAGTTTAGAGCAACTTTACGATATTTATGGGGATAAGATGGGGAGTGCGATCGCATCAGCTTGTAGTACCCATGTTTTGTTTAATCCTGGTAACTACAAAACGGCTGAGGATTACTCCAAACGCTACGGTGAGAAGGAAGTGCTGATTAAAAATCGTACCACAGGGCGATCGCTTGGCGGACAAATGAGCCGTTCAATCAGCTGGAGTGAGAATTTGCAAAAAATGCCTGTAATCAGTGCTGACGAAATTTTGAAATTTCCTCAAGGCAAGTGCGTAATTACTAGTCCTGGTTATAGTTCAGAGGGACAAGCTTCTATTCCTTATCCTTTAATTATTCCCGTGTCCAAAGCCGATGAAAAACGAGCGCATGATAGTGAGGCTCTTTGGGACACACAAGTTAAACCTGCTTTAGAAAGTCAGGTGATAATTCCTGATATTAAAACGTTAACACAAGCATTACATGAACGGATTGAGTCAGCCGCGCGAATGTTGCCATTACCAGAGGAAGATGTAGCACCTGCACAGGAGTCTAGTAGCAGTGAAACTGATGTTTTAGAAAATTTCCCAGCACGAGTTTATCAAACACCAGGATTGCATTAA